From the Lathyrus oleraceus cultivar Zhongwan6 chromosome 4, CAAS_Psat_ZW6_1.0, whole genome shotgun sequence genome, one window contains:
- the LOC127138413 gene encoding NADP-dependent glyceraldehyde-3-phosphate dehydrogenase, which produces MAATGVLAEIIDGDVYKYYADGEWKKSTSGKSVAIINPTTRKPQYKVQACSQEEVNKVMDSAKSAQKSWAKTPLWKRAELLHKAAAILKEHKAAIAECLVKEIAKPAKDAVTEVVRSGDLVSYCAEEGVRILGEGKFLVSDSFPGNERTKYCLTSKIPLGVILAIPPFNYPVNLAVSKIAPALIAGNSIVLKPPTQGAVAALHMVHCFHLAGFPKGLISCVTGKGSEIGDFLTMHPGVNCISFTGGDTGIAISKKSGMIPLQMELGGKDACIVLEDADLDLVAANIIKGGFSYSGQRCTAVKVVLVMESVADALVEKVKVKVAKLSVGPPEDDSDITPVVSESSANFIEGLVNDAKEKGATFCQEYKREGNLIWPLLLDNVRPDMRIAWEEPFGPVLPVIRINSVEEGIHHCNASNFGLQGCVFTKDINKAIMISDAMESGTVQINSAPARGPDHFPFQGIKDSGIGSQGITNSINMMTKVKTTVINLPSPSYTMG; this is translated from the exons ATGGCTGCTACCGGAGTTCTGGCAGAGATTATAGATGGAGATGTAtacaaatattatgcagatggtGAATGGAAGAAATCCACCTCTGGTAAAAGTGTTGCCATCATCAACCCTACTACAAGAAAACCTCAATACAAAGTTCAAG CTTGTTCACAAGAAGAGGTTAATAAGGTTATGGATTCAGCAAAATCAGCGCAAAAATCATGGGCGAAAACTCCACTTTGGAAGAGAGCTGAACTTCTTCACAAGGCTGCAGCAATTCTGAAAGAACACAAAGCTGCAATTGCAGAATGTTTAGTGAAAGAAATAGCAAAGCCAGCTAAAGATGCAGTCACTGAGGTTGTAAGATCTGGTGATTTGGTTTCTTACTGTGCTGAAGAAGGAGTGAGGATTCTTGGAGAGGGAAAGTTTTTGGTTTCTGATAGTTTTCCTGGAAATGAAAGGACCAAATATTGTCTCACTTCTAAG ATTCCATTAGGAGTTATTTTAGCCATTCCGCCTTTTAACTATCCTGTCAATCTCGCTGTCTCGAAAATTGCTCCTGCATTGATTGCTGGAAATTCTATTGTGCTTAAGCCTCCAACTCAG GGAGCTGTTGCGGCTCTGCACATGGTTCATTGCTTTCACTTGGCTGGTTTTCCGAAAGGCCTAATCAGCTGTGTTACTGGAAAAGGCTCGGAAATTGGTGACTTTCTTACAATGCATCCAGGAGTCAACTGTATAAG CTTCACTGGTGGAGATACTGGCATTGCGATTTCAAAGAAGTCGGGTATGATTCCTCTACAAATGGAATTGGGAGGAAAAGATGCTTGCATTGTACTTGAAGATGCTGATCTTGATTTGGTTGCTGCAAACATCATAAAAGGAGGTTTCTCATACAG TGGTCAGAGGTGTACTGCTGTGAAGGTTGTTCTGGTAATGGAATCAGTAGCGGATGCTTTAGTCGAGAAAGTGAAGGTTAAGGTAGCGAAACTAAGTGTTGGACCGCCCGAGGATGACTCTGATATCACACCAGTTGTATCGGAATCATCGGCCAATTTCATCGAAGGCTTGGTGAATGATGCGAAAGAGAAAGGTGCAACATTCTGTCAGGaatacaagagagaagggaaTCTCATTTGGCCTTTGTTACTTGATAATGTTAGGCCAGACATGAGAATTGCATGGGAAGAGCCATTTGGACCGGTTTTGCCTGTTATTAGGATCAATTCGGTTGAAGAAGGTATTCATCATTGTAATGCTAGCAACTTCGGACTTCAG GGATGTGTATTCACGAAGGATATCAATAAAGCAATAATGATTAGTGATGCGATGGAATCAGGAACAGTTCAGATAAACTCCGCACCAGCTCGTGGACCGGATCATTTTCCCTTTCAG GGAATAAAGGACAGTGGAATTGGATCCCAGGGAATTACCAACAGCATAAACATGATGACAAAAGTGAAAACTACTGTGATAAATTTGCCTAGTCCTTCTTATACCATGGGCTAA